DNA sequence from the Rubrobacter naiadicus genome:
GCAGGGGAACGGTCCGTAGGGGGCGATGGCGGCATGGCTCGCCCCGGTGCGCGGCGGCTGCTCCTCAGAGTACATCGTGTAGTATGCGGGGAAACCCATCCACTCGGAGAGGGCCTCGAAGAGCGAAACCTCTATATGCGAGCCCTCCCCGGTGCGCTCCCGCTTCAACAGCGCGGTGAGGATCCCGCTGAAGGCGTACATCCCGGCGGCTATGTCCGCGACGGAGATGCCGACCTTCGAGGGGGTCTCGGGCGTGCCGGTCACCGAGACGAGGCCGGTCTCGCACTGCACCAGCAGGTCGTAGGCCTTCTTCTCGCGGTAAGGGCCGCTCTCCCCGTAGCCGGAGACGGAGCAGGTGACGAGATGGGGCTGCTCCCTTCTGAGCTGCTTCGCGCCGAAGCCGAGCCGCCCGGCGGCGCCGGGGGCCAGGTTCTGCACGAAGACGTCGGCGCGGGAGATCAGACGCCGCAAGACCTCCTTTGACCCTTCCTTCTTGAGGTCCAGCGCGATCGACTCCTTCGAGCGGTTGAGCCAGACGAAGTGGCTCGAGAGCCCGCGGGCCTTCTCGTCGTAGTGGCGGGCGAAGTCCCCCACCCCGGGACGTTCGACCTTTATGACCCTCGCGCCGAGGTCGGCGAGCTGGCGGGTGGCGAAGGGGGCGGCGACCGCCTGCTCCAAAGAGACGACCGTCATGCCTTCGAGCGGCAGCATCCTAGAACGACCTCGGCAGCCCGAGCACGTGCTCGGCGACGTAGGAGAGGATGAGGTTGGTGGAGATGGGGGCGATCTGGAAGAGCCGGGTCTCGCGGAACTTCCGCTCGACGTGGTATGCGGTGTCGAAGCCGTAG
Encoded proteins:
- a CDS encoding CaiB/BaiF CoA transferase family protein; the protein is MLPLEGMTVVSLEQAVAAPFATRQLADLGARVIKVERPGVGDFARHYDEKARGLSSHFVWLNRSKESIALDLKKEGSKEVLRRLISRADVFVQNLAPGAAGRLGFGAKQLRREQPHLVTCSVSGYGESGPYREKKAYDLLVQCETGLVSVTGTPETPSKVGISVADIAAGMYAFSGILTALLKRERTGEGSHIEVSLFEALSEWMGFPAYYTMYSEEQPPRTGASHAAIAPYGPFPCGDGRTVFLGIQNEREWERFCREVLQRPELAGDPRFSSNPRRVENRDELHEEIGRVFGALSSEEVIGRLDAAKIANARLRSVREFLDHPQHEARKRWRKVDSPVGALDALLPPAVPNAEEPVMGPIPEVGEHTEAILEELGYDEDEVEALRREGAL